Proteins co-encoded in one Melospiza melodia melodia isolate bMelMel2 chromosome 8, bMelMel2.pri, whole genome shotgun sequence genomic window:
- the LOC134421010 gene encoding baculoviral IAP repeat-containing protein 5.1-like, protein MERLLQELSSASKLLIDYKEMYEYENRLKTFTKWPFQENCRCSPENMAKAGFIHCPTASEPDIAKCFFCLLELVGWEPNDDPWEEHTKRHTCDFLALPKHFGDLTMEEYYMLELTRLKTFIRKVGNRTINAFEEEVAATRQRLQNYFGSGASLPALPPAEDEPAAQEPGGSAAGPTEPRTSEL, encoded by the exons atggagaggctgctgcaggagctcagcTCAGCTTCCAAGCTCTTAATTGACTATAAGGAGATGTATGAGTATGAGAACCGTCTGAAAACCTTCACCAAGTGGCCCTTCCAGGAAAACTGCAGGTGCTCTCCAGAGAAT ATGGCAAAGGCTGGCTTCATCCACTGCCCAACTGCAAGTGAACCAGATATAGCAAAATGTTTCTTTTGCTTGTTAGAACTGGTGGGCTGGGAACCAAATGATGACCCATG GGAGGAACACACCAAACGTCACACCTGTGACTTCTTAGCCCTTCCCAAGCACTTTGGTGATCTGACAATGGAGGAGTACTACATGCTGGAGCTGACACGGCTGAAGACCTTCATT CGCAAAGTTGGCAACCGCACAATAAACGCTTTTGAAGAAGAAGTCGCGGCGACGAGGCAGAGGCTGCAGAATTACTTCGGCTCCGGAGCCTCGCTGCCGGCACTGCCGCCTGCCGAGGATGAGCCTGCAGCCCAGGAGCCGGGAGGCTCAGCTGCCGGCCCCACGGAGCCCAGGACAAGTGAGCTGTGA